Within the Gossypium raimondii isolate GPD5lz chromosome 12, ASM2569854v1, whole genome shotgun sequence genome, the region CTTTGCCTGAGGTTTACTGTGAGAGGCTGAATCATGATCATTATCTGTTGCAGTCTTCGTGTTTTCAATGGAACCATGTGAAATAGAAGTGAATCCAACACCAAAATCTTTGTCGTACGTATCGACGGTCACGTTCCGGTGACTGTCTCTTCCAAACGTGGCACTGGCACTTGCGCTTTGTTCCCATTCCGGTGGTGCTACTTGTACACCCACCGCCTTTTCGCGTTTCCTTGTGACATCGTCTTGTGTATTAACCGTCCCACTACAGGATCCTACCCTAGTGGAACATCCCATCATACAAGTTCCACCACCACCAAGACCCGGCATAGATTCCAACACGTGTGCGGTGGTGGTCTTGTCTTCTGAACAAGGAACTAAAGCATCCATAGCCATGGTGGCTGATGAAGACGACGCCGCCGCCGAAACACGGTGGTGGTCCAACCATACCAATTCATCCCCACCAGCACCGACAGAATCCTTACTACCATATGGAAAACAAGTAGCCTGGTTCACTATAGACTCTAAAGTGCCACCGCCACCGCCACTGGCTCTTGGTTTATCCCAAGTGGTGGCGTTTAGTTGTTTAGCCACCACACGCGGTGGACCTAAGCTGTGCATGGCTAGTTGCCCATTTTCCCATGTTAATTCAGCTACTTCATAATCTAACCTGCAAAAACAAAATCATGCACCAACGTCAATCAAAACCAGTAAATTAACTTAGACGTTACGTAAATAAAAACGAAGGGTTTTTCTCTTTTGTGTACATGGGAACATCAGGGGCAGTGGAATTTGAGTTGAAGCGGAACGAGTGATGGCGAGTGGTGAGTGGATTGTTGTCGTCCAGTTCCCAACTCGGAACACACTGACTCATTTTCTAACAAAAATCCGTTTTGCTTGAAAGATTTCCAAGTCTTAATGGGATTTGAGAATGGATTCATATAATATAGTGGGTACTGAGAAATAAATGGTGTACCCCACCCCCCTAGTCTTTATGATTGTGGAGATAAGAATCAAAATGAATTGatgagagagaaagagaagggaTTCTGGTCCAaatagttaaaatgtttgaaaataataagtataattattatGAATGATACCATTATCACGTATAAAACCATCCTTAATatcctttttcaatttttccccTCCCTTGTAGGAAAAGAGATCAAAAGAAGTACTTTATACGTAAAAGGACAACATGTTAGAAAGCACTGAAAAACACAGTTTTTAAGTGGTTTAAAAGGGTACAAATTGATGATGCTAGTAACAAGTCTATTGAGACACAACCGCAGGAAAAGagtccaaaattaaataaacgaACATGAAAACACATTAGTCATACCAAAACAATAGCTACACGGATTTGTCGACCCCCATCACCTTAGGTTGAATTGTAATCTTTTGTTTTGCAATTAAGCTATCTTTTATTTCCGTTTTAAGGTCTATGAAAATGAATCGTTTTGAGGTTTGGAATTACTTTTTCTAGCAATATCTTCTCTAAAACTCGAATATAAATTTACTTTCTAGAAATGCATTGCAACTAACGTTACGATTCAACACATATAAAAGTACTCTATTTGTATCAAGAGAAAGGAATTCTGAAGGGAAGTTGTATGGGCTGGTAAAGTTGAAAAAAGTCCACAATGGGCTTTGTCTTAGGCCCATAAACTTCattaaaatgaaattggaaTAATCAATATAGTAGCCCACATTCACTCAAGTTAAATGCTTTTAGTTGTCTTGCACTATTGGACCTACGAAATCCATATAATTTCtcaaatattaaaagtaaataaataagtgTTGCATATTGTTGTCGACATGACCGCATCATCTATCTATTTATGGGATAAAAATGAGTTATAGATAATTTTAgacattatttaaaaagaaataaacaaataaacacacgagttgtttgtttatattagaAACAATGAttactaaattttgatttaacacAAAACCAAAGAAACCAATGATTCGATGcttctttttccaaaaataaaataacattaaaattatgatttagttttaatatttaaaatgggAACATTTGAGGCTTTTCAAATGCGTTTTTGATGTACCAAACCTTCATTGATCCAGtactaaattaaacattaaaatcaattttaaataccaaattgagataataaaagaatttaaatactaaattagataataaaatctaattcaTGCTATGGTTAggttgagttgatttttttgttattttcaatgttttctttCCTTGCAAAAGCTCATAgactttcttttgtttctttaaatgATTGCTTATTTTAAACCTAATctctaataataaaatgagacaaaaagaaaaagttgaaacaaAATCGTATCCAACAATATAAAGTGAAAGCTGTTAATTGTAAGAAACATATGTCAAGCTTCTCTAAATCACACcgacaatatttttaaaaaaatcaaaataaatcattaaagaaacataatttatttttttaattcggattatcaaaattttaattaatttaatttttcaaattttaaccccgatctttatatttttttgtcaatttgaccgttgttatttttaaagatgttgacaaaatattaataatgtcgACATATCTCATATGtgtatcaataaataatttaaaattataaatatattaaaaatataaaatacttactatatttaaaattttaatgttttatttgtattaaaaacaatttgtgaggagtaaaaattaaaatttacttcaCAATAAGACAATGTTAAGACAaagcagattaaactaattaactGCTAATAAGACAAATtacttgttttatattttttgggttttataaagACAAAACAAGAACCAGAACTTTACAAAAATGTCACAATCACCGAAATCCCCAAAtacaaaccctaaccctaattcAGACCAGGATTATTTAAACTTGGAACCACCGCCATCGCTAAAATCCCAGTGGAAGCCTAAAGCTTTAAGCTTACCAGACATTTGGGTCAAAGAACAAGCTTTAAAGCATGTTATTTGCAATATGCAGCAACAGTTCAGCCGTACGCCGTCAATTTCGCCGCCGTCGGAGCCTGATTTAACGTCTTTTCAGTCATTTCCTTTAGACCCAATTGAACCGGACTACAGTTCTCTCCTCTCCGACGTCGTACTACTCGGAATATTCTCGAAGCTTCCTGTTTCACAGCATGTTTCAAATTCCTTGGTCTGCAAGCGTTGGTTGTACCTTACCGGCCGGTTAGTTCAATCCCTTAAGGTTAAAGATTGGTCCTTTATTTCATCGGGTCGGGTTTTTAATCGGTTCCCTAATTTGACCGATTTAGACCTCGTTGGTTCTTGTATTCAGATGCCAAAAGACTCCGGCGTGTTACTGACCCATAAAACGGTGTCGGTTTATGTGGATACTAGTTTTACCTTTGCCGGATTTCTCGGAAAAACGGCACTTATGCCGTTGCATGTGGTTGATACAGGGCTTGCAATGGTAGCCGAAAAGTACCCGAATTTACGCCGATTAGTAGTGATTGGAGCAAGTGAAGAAGGGTTAAGGCAAATTGCGGCACGGTGTTATACTTTGCAAGAACTTGAGCTACATTGTTGTGGTGATTTAGCTTTGAAAGGTATTTCCGGGATTAAAATCTTACAAGTGATGAAATTGATCGGTTCGGTTAATGGGTTTTACGATTCGACCGTATCGGATATCGGGTTAACGTTATTAGCTCAAGGCTGTAAAAGATTAGTAAAGCTTGAGCTTTGTGGATGTGAAGGGAGCTATGATGGGGTTAAAGCAATTGGACAATGCTGTCAAATGCTTGAAGAATTAAGCTTTTATGATCATAGGATGGATGGTGGATGGTTAGCTGGGCTTTCATACTGCTCGAATTTGAAGACTTTGAAGCTCAAGTCTTGTAAAAATACTGATACGAGTCCGGGAGCAGACGAGCATTTGGGGACTTGTTTGACACTCGAAGAGTTGCATTTGCAACAGTGTCACATCCGGGATAAGCAAAGTGTTAAAGCATTGTTTTTGGTATGCGAGAATGTTCGAGCTATTGATTTTCGGAATTGTTGGGGTTTGGATGATGATGTGTTTAGCCTTGCAAGTATTTGTAGGTAcgaagcttttaattttttccataagcgttatatatatattctactAGGTGCCAAAGTCCTAATACTGCATTGATGTAGCGTTAATTCAGCATGTATATTGTTAAGAAATTGGTGATCTTATTCAAGAATGGCGTAAGTGTTAACCGAGTTATGAGGTAAAAATTAACCAGTCTTATTATTGCAGTTACATGGTAGAAAATTTAGGCAGTGACGGTTGATTTGATCTTAAATTTTCTGGCAAGTTGAGTAGTTGAAGAAGGGGATATATGTTCATGGTGTGCCTTTAAAACATATGTTCCGATACAAGTACGTGTCAGACGGAGAATGTCATTGGCCCTACAGAGTCTATTATTATACCTATGTCTGATTATGCGTTGAACACAAGTAGCTTTGCTTCAAGTTCTAACTTGCGATTTTCATCGTCTTTTGATAGGAGAGTGAAGCTTCTTTCTGTGGAAGGATGCTCGTTGGTGACGATAAAAGGTTTAGAATCGGTACTACTTTCTTGGAAAGAGCTTCAACAATTAAGAGTAATGTCACGTAATAACATTAAGGATACGGAAGTGACACCGGAACTTGCAACCTTGTTTTCAATGCTTAAAGAGTTGATATGGAGACAGGATTCCCGATCTCTGCTGTTGTCAAATCTGGTAGGGACCGGAATGGGAAAGAAAGGTGGGAGATTCTTCCAGAGGTCTAAGGATTGATGACTCACCTTTACTTTGTCCGACTAGTAATGGAGAAAACATTCGACTTTGTTGTTATTGTATTTTAGTGGGGTTGTAGCGTTAGATTATTGTCGTTGATGTAAACACAAGGGGTAATCCTTATATACACTTTTTACAGCTCTCTTCATATCCggttgaattttataaatgattatCGCATCCGACTTCAGATCGTATATCTAACAGAGATTTGAACGTCAAATAAACACCTAATATTGTGATGCTAAGAACACAGATGACTTGTGAAATCTGATTCTTCTTGTTTCTTAATAATTAAACggtttcaattaaatatttataactatTAGACTTGTTATATATCTGTGTTG harbors:
- the LOC105763732 gene encoding transcription factor UNE10 isoform X2, encoding MSQCVPSWELDDNNPLTTRHHSFRFNSNSTAPDVPMLDYEVAELTWENGQLAMHSLGPPRVVAKQLNATTWDKPRASGGGGGTLESIVNQATCFPYGSKDSVGAGGDELVWLDHHRVSAAASSSSATMAMDALVPCSEDKTTTAHVLESMPGLGGGGTCMMGCSTRVGSCSGTVNTQDDVTRKREKAVGVQVAPPEWEQSASASATFGRDSHRNVTVDTYDKDFGVGFTSISHGSIENTKTATDNDHDSASHSKPQEETGEEDKKETMKSSISTKRSRAAAIHNQSERKRRDKINQRMKTLQKLVPNSSKTDKASMLDEVIEYLKQLQAQVQMMNRMNLPSMMLQQQLQMSMMAPMGMGMSVMDMNFMGRPNIIGISPVLSNPFMTMNTPWDGSNNNDRLQQAASMTDPLSTFLACQSQPMTMDAYSRMAAMYQQMQQPPASSSKS
- the LOC105763732 gene encoding transcription factor UNE10 isoform X3, which translates into the protein MSQCVPSWELDDNNPLTTRHHSFRFNSNSTAPDVPMLDYEVAELTWENGQLAMHSLGPPRVVAKQLNATTWDKPRASGGGGGTLESIVNQATCFPYGSKDSVGAGGDELVWLDHHRVSAAASSSSATMAMDALVPCSEDKTTTAHVLESMPGLGGGGTCMMGCSTRVGSCSGTVNTQDDVTRKREKAVGVQVAPPEWEQSASASATFGRDSHRNVTVDTYDKDFGVGFTSISHGSIENTKTATDNDHDSASHSKPQEETGEEDKKETMKSSISTKRSRAAAIHNQSERTDKASMLDEVIEYLKQLQAQVQMMNRMNLPSMMLQQQLQMSMMAPMGMGMSVMDMNFMGRPNIIGISPVLSNPFMTMNTPWDGSNNNDRLQQAASMTDPLSTFLACQSQPMTMDAYSRMAAMYQQMQQPPASSSKS
- the LOC105763731 gene encoding F-box protein At5g51370 yields the protein MSQSPKSPNTNPNPNSDQDYLNLEPPPSLKSQWKPKALSLPDIWVKEQALKHVICNMQQQFSRTPSISPPSEPDLTSFQSFPLDPIEPDYSSLLSDVVLLGIFSKLPVSQHVSNSLVCKRWLYLTGRLVQSLKVKDWSFISSGRVFNRFPNLTDLDLVGSCIQMPKDSGVLLTHKTVSVYVDTSFTFAGFLGKTALMPLHVVDTGLAMVAEKYPNLRRLVVIGASEEGLRQIAARCYTLQELELHCCGDLALKGISGIKILQVMKLIGSVNGFYDSTVSDIGLTLLAQGCKRLVKLELCGCEGSYDGVKAIGQCCQMLEELSFYDHRMDGGWLAGLSYCSNLKTLKLKSCKNTDTSPGADEHLGTCLTLEELHLQQCHIRDKQSVKALFLVCENVRAIDFRNCWGLDDDVFSLASICRRVKLLSVEGCSLVTIKGLESVLLSWKELQQLRVMSRNNIKDTEVTPELATLFSMLKELIWRQDSRSLLLSNLVGTGMGKKGGRFFQRSKD
- the LOC105763732 gene encoding transcription factor UNE10 isoform X1, coding for MSQCVPSWELDDNNPLTTRHHSFRFNSNSTAPDVPMLDYEVAELTWENGQLAMHSLGPPRVVAKQLNATTWDKPRASGGGGGTLESIVNQATCFPYGSKDSVGAGGDELVWLDHHRVSAAASSSSATMAMDALVPCSEDKTTTAHVLESMPGLGGGGTCMMGCSTRVGSCSGTVNTQDDVTRKREKAVGVQVAPPEWEQSASASATFGRDSHRNVTVDTYDKDFGVGFTSISHGSIENTKTATDNDHDSASHSKPQEETGEEDKKETMKSSISTKRSRAAAIHNQSERKRRDKINQRMKTLQKLVPNSSKGNNLTEGYVDRCGDNHLLPHKYPFMTDKASMLDEVIEYLKQLQAQVQMMNRMNLPSMMLQQQLQMSMMAPMGMGMSVMDMNFMGRPNIIGISPVLSNPFMTMNTPWDGSNNNDRLQQAASMTDPLSTFLACQSQPMTMDAYSRMAAMYQQMQQPPASSSKS